The DNA region GATTCCGGCCTACAATGAGGAGCTCAGAAGTGAGTAAAGTGGGAGTGGGGGAGAGAGGTAAACCCAGGTTTCTGCCAAGAACGTCTGTGCAGTAACTGCAAATTGGTGAATCATTTCTTCATGTcagaaatagtgaaaaatggcTCTTATTATTTCCCAAAGTCTAAGCTGTCATTGATTGACTTTTCCTGTTGATGTCTGGAGATACAGCAAAACGAAAGCCATGTTTAACCTGTTTATATAACACATATACAATGAAAAAGTTTTAAAGACCTAATATTTTCAATTCCTCATTGAGCAGTTGAATAATAAATGCACAGTTTACTCTGAGATTAATGATCAATTGTGCTTGTGATTGTGTCATTGCAGTGCCTGTGATGTTGGATGAAGCTATGGAGTACTTGGAAAAAAGACCTGTAAGTAAAAAGCCTCACACAGGTGGTGCTTAATTCAGTTTTCATCGTGTTTTGACATGTTATTCTCAAAGgtaccagtaggtggcagcattTAACTGGAAAAAGTGCTTTGTGTGCTACAAATCCCACATGTTAATTCCTTTCTGCAGAAACAGCACCCCTCTTTCACTTATGAGGTCATTGTGGTTGACGATGGCAGCAAAGACAAAACCACAGAGGTAAtcatttttatcctttttttttggaaatatttcCCCAAGATTTCTATTTTTGCTCAACTCcaatagaaatgtgttttgtgatgTGCTGCCAGGTTGCTTTGCGGTACACTAGGAAGTACGGTGCAGATAAAGTGCGTGTCCTGACGCTGGTGAAGAACAGGGGGAAAGGAGGGGCTGTGCGGATGGTAAGATTGTAGCTGTCAAACCCATGTTTGCAACAGAATGCTGTGCACTTCTTGTTGATTTGacatttgtatgttttgtttgtctcaCTTAAAGGGAGTTCTGAGCTCCCGAGGGAAAGTCATTCTGATGGCTGATGCTGATGGAGCCACAAAGTTTTCTGACATCGAAAAAGTTGAAGCTGGCCTTAATGACCTCAGTCCGAAACCGGTGTGGTGgtgctctttttttgttgttcttctGTCTCATATATtgctgtgtgtaatgtgttaagAGAGAGCAATTTGAGTGTTGCCATCCTAAAAATGCCTCTCTGTATATGCAGGACAATATGGCAATTGCCTGTGGTTCCAGAGCTCACCTGGAGCAAGAATCAGTAGCTCAGGTAATTATCAGTCTTTTTGTCTGCTTGAACAACAGAGCATTGTAGACTATATCTGTTTAACCACTGTTGTGTCTGTGCCACAGCGATCCATGTTTCGTACATTCCTTATGTATGGCTTTCACTTCCTGGTGTGGTTCTTTTGTGTGAGAGGGATCAAGGACACACAATGTGGCTTCAAGCTTTTCACACGTGAGGCTGCACTGAAGACATTCTCTTCTCTCCACGTAGAGCGATGGTAAGGACACGTAATATGCTGTAATATGATGATATGGCTGTCATGTGCacttttgctaaaaaaaaaattacaattagTCAAACCTTAATCAGTATGATGTTAAAATATGCTAATCAGAAGTATTTATAATGTCAACCAACAGGTGGTTTAAAAATGTCATATCTGTCTAATTAACAGACAAAACCtgtttaaataaacatatttctagAAGTGCAACCAGCTAACCAGTGCCTGACTCATTTTAGGTTGAGCCAGTTATAGAATAATGAAGTGCCTGTTTAAAAGCGgtgcacacccacacaggtgttttcagttATTCTTGATAATGAAACTTTGTCAGGAGCTATGTTTGGAATTCTAAGACATCACAAAACTCCCTGTGGCCAATAACAAAAGGTCACAGGGGAAGTTGTACAGTCCTAACAGGTGCAGTAATTCTGAAAGTCAAGAGAATGAGATGTCAATCAAGCCCTGTTTGACATGAGGAGAGATCTAATCATCTCATAAGTGAAACACTTGTGTGGATGGACTGTAGGTGTGTGGGTGCTTAAATACTGTCTAATGAAGCTTGTTATGACTGCAATGTGCTggcatttaatacattttatgatAGTGGTATGCTACCCTGATAACAGCctttttttacacaataaacatgtttttctgcaaacctgtttttcattaaataaaaagaagtcCTTCCTCTTAAAGGCTTAATGTCTGGACACAAGCAACTGCACAATAACTGCACAACCAAGTACTTCTGCTATATTTAATAAAGATTTTGTTGCCTGAACAACATTATGATTGAAGTCAGGAGCTATTTAGTCAAAGAATGAGTAAACAAGATTATGAATTTCAACAGACATTCATTGCCAGCTTTTGACATTCTTCAGGACTCGATAATATTTAGGTCTGTCCCAACTAAAGTACTGCAGTTCTGCACCCAGTTGTAGGAACTAAACTTAAAACATATACACTTTAATGATACAACATCTCTTGCAcacttttgtctttcttctccCAGGGCTTTTGATGTGGAGCTCCTGTATATAGCCCAGTGTTTTAAAATCCCCATAGCAGAGGTGGCAGTCAACTGGACCGAAATAGAAGGTATTTCATTGAATATGTACAAAGCCACCTATCTTTAGTTCTCTTAATATGTCTGTTGAAATGTTTCCAAGTCTGTGATTCAACAATTTTATTTCTTGTAGGTATTCCTTGTTTAACAGGTTGCTAATAATTGGATATTCTAGTTACTTGTTCATCTATTTGGATTTTATGCTCATGAAAGATtaattttgttctttgtttttatatgaGCTAGTTCTTGTTACTGTTGCTTTCTTTGATGCTTCTCAACATCCTGGCCTGAGATTGACAAAGCGCCTGTCTTCCAACTACTTACTTAAGCTTACCTAGCGCTGCTGTGATAAAGTCATTTCGGATGGAGTTACTGCATGGCCTGTCAGCAGTAAATGTTAGCAAACTGGCATATGTCCACCTCCCATTTGCACAGTAAAAGCCTCAGCTGAGAATTaagtgcctgtgtgtttgttctgccAGGGTCTAAACTGGTCCCGGTTTGGAGCTGGCTGCAGATGGGACGAGACCTGATTTTCATTCGTCTGCGATACATCACCGGGGCCTGGAAGCTGCAGTCAACACACAAGACTGACTAACCAATCAGACAAGCCCTCGTATCAAAGATTGGGTTGTCAAACCTTTGGATGTGGTGGGATTAACAACTGTGTACATCATTCAATGTAATCAAAGAACAAAGTACTGTATATATCACATCCATTGCTCTCCAGATGTTGTCTCTGGGTGTGAAGTATGGACACGGTTGCAAGCTCCTCATGAtcctgcctttctttttttcattgggATATCGGCTTGTGATGGCCAATGTTACACGAACATCTGTTGCCACGGCTTACAGAAGGCCTGTATGACTGATCTGTGTACTAAGTtacttattgtttattttgtggcCAATCAGTAAGGTGAGAAAGACTTGTAGTAAAATGTGGAGGGTCCGATCATCTTTTGTTTAATGAATCAGGAAGTCACAATGAATGTTAATATATGTGATTTTCAAAAGGAAgggattgtttttttaaggaCACATGACTGGGTTGTTGTACTGTATGACTTGAAcggaaataaaaaaacaaaaaattaatgatttattatCTGAAAATCATTATCATTCTACtaacaatgttttgttttggttaaaaGCCTTGCTGCAAATTTGTTGACCCTTTAAGCCTGAGCTAATGGATATTGCTGAGGCAGGTTAAGAAGGCATTATAGCAGTCAGAAAGAAAGCATGATGTCTGAATCTTAAAGCTGAAGAAGagaactgtttgtttgtttgttttttgcagtgTTACTGAATGGCTGTTTTCATCTTAGATCATTGGCATCAAAATTGGGCTCCCTGTCTGTCAGGCATCCTACAGAGTACTGTCAGGAAAATAT from Scomber japonicus isolate fScoJap1 chromosome 13, fScoJap1.pri, whole genome shotgun sequence includes:
- the alg5 gene encoding dolichyl-phosphate beta-glucosyltransferase, producing MDCLCEIVQALVAVALLALIVLLVIAHVTAGMVNLTRHEKEKYFLSATGEKELFPSLHDPHSIDLSVVIPAYNEELRMPVMLDEAMEYLEKRPKQHPSFTYEVIVVDDGSKDKTTEVALRYTRKYGADKVRVLTLVKNRGKGGAVRMGVLSSRGKVILMADADGATKFSDIEKVEAGLNDLSPKPDNMAIACGSRAHLEQESVAQRSMFRTFLMYGFHFLVWFFCVRGIKDTQCGFKLFTREAALKTFSSLHVERWAFDVELLYIAQCFKIPIAEVAVNWTEIEGSKLVPVWSWLQMGRDLIFIRLRYITGAWKLQSTHKTD